From the genome of Vigna angularis cultivar LongXiaoDou No.4 chromosome 11, ASM1680809v1, whole genome shotgun sequence, one region includes:
- the LOC108333496 gene encoding vicianin hydrolase-like: MRSKSCLVCLVSLAIATLFGNGTATATESVKPSHYASTFNRTLFPSTFIFGVGSSAYQAEGARNVDGRGPCIWDTFTEQHPEKIWDHSTGDVGADFYHGYKSDIKLVTEIGIDSFRFSISWSRIFPKGKGTVNHLGVKFYNNLINEIISNGLIPFVTLFHWDFPQALEDEYGGFRSHKVVEDFGRYADFCFETFGDRVKHWVTLNEPLSYSLFGYSGGTFAPGRCSKYAGNCSAGDSATEPYIVGHNLLLAHQSAATLYKTKYQAHQKGQIGITLPTHYFLPKSQSVADEGAASRALDFFFGWYAHPVTYGDYPESMKSLVGARLAKFTKAESEGLRKSIDFLGVNYYTTYYAENAAPVSTNRTFYTDILATLTTEKNGEAIGTPTDLDWLFVYPKGIHYLMVYIRDKYKNPNIYITENGVAKARDDSIAVDEALKDGIRIRYLIGHLHFLLQSIKEGVNVKGYYAWSFSDSFEWDAGYTVRFGQIYVDYKNNMKRYLKFSCFWLKNFLLN, from the exons atgaGAAGTAAGAGTTGTCTTGTGTGTCTTGTATCTCTTGCTATTGCTACCCTTTTTGGCAATGGCACTGCAACTGCAACTGAAAGTGTGAAGCCAAGCCACTATGCTTCAACATTCAACAGAACCCTATTTCCTTCCACTTTCATCTTTGGTGTAGGTTCTTCTGCTTACCAG GCAGAAGGAGCAAGAAATGTAGATGGAAGAGGACCATGTATTTGGGACACCTTCACTGAACAGCATCCAG AAAAAATTTGGGATCACAGCACTGGTGATGTTGGAGCTGACTTTTATCATGGCTACAAG AGTGACATAAAATTGGTGACAGAAATTGGGATAGACTCCTTCAGATTCTCCATCTCTTGGTCAAGAATATTCCCCA AAGGCAAAGGAACCGTTAATCACTTGGGTGTTAAATTCTACAATAATCTCATCAATGAGATTATATCAAATG GTTTAATACCTTTTGTCACTCTTTTCCATTGGGACTTCCCACAAGCTCTTGAAGATGAGTATGGGGGATTTCGTAGTCATAAAGTGGT GGAGGATTTTGGTAGATATGCTGACTTTTGCTTCGAGACCTTCGGAGATCGAGTGAAGCATTGGGTGACTCTGAATGAACCCTTATCATATAGTCTGTTTGGTTACAGTGGTGGAACCTTTGCACCAGGTAGATGTTCTAAGTACGCTGGGAATTGCAGTGCTGGTGACTCAGCCACCGAACCCTACATCGTTGGACACAACCTCTTACTGGCTCATCAATCTGCTGCCACCTTGTACAAGACAAAATACCAG GCTCATCAAAAGGGACAAATTGGGATTACCTTACCGACTCACTACTTTTTGCCGAAATCTCAGAGTGTTGCTGATGAGGGAGCTGCAAGTAGAGCTCTAGACTTTTTCTTTGGTTG GTATGCTCATCCGGTTACATATGGTGACTATCCTGAAAGTATGAAATCTTTAGTGGGTGCTAGACTTGCTAAATTCACAAAAGCTGAATCTGAAGGCCTAAGAAAATCCATCGATTTTCTTGGTGTGAATTACTACACCACATATTATGCAGAAAATGCTGCACCAGTCAGCACCAACAGGACCTTCTACACAGATATACTAGCCACTCTAACTA CGGAAAAGAATGGTGAAGCTATTGGAACTCCG ACGGATTTGGATTGGCTCTTCGTATATCCGAAGGGAATTCACTATCTTATGGTATACATAAGGGACAAATACAAGAATCCAAATATTTACATCACTGAAAATG GTGTTGCTAAAGCAAGGGATGATTCAATAGCAGTGGATGAAGCCCTCAAGGATGGTATCAGGATTAGATACCTTATTGGCCATCTTCATTTCCTTCTTCAGTCCATCAA GGAAGGTGTTAATGTGAAGGGATACTATGCATGGTCATTTTCAGACAGCTTTGAATGGGATGCTGGTTACACAGTTCGATTTGGACAGATATATGTGGATTACAAGAACAATATGAAAAGATACCTAAAGTTCTCTTGTTTTTGGCTCAAAAACTTCCTTCTCAACTGA